Below is a window of Culturomica massiliensis DNA.
CAATCAATTCTTGTAAATAGTTTTCATCTATTTTTCCCTTTTCTGAAACCATGACTTTTAATTTATAGTTTAATAATCCCGCGAATCTCTTCAACCAGAGTATCTATATTACTGCCTTTAATTAACCGGGAACTTGGGGGGAAAAGGGTTGAACGGAAAACACTTCGCTTTTCTGCCTGAATTTCTTTTTTGTAGCGTACGGTATCAGGAAGTTGAGTTTTGAGAAGATTTAAACCCAACTCTCCGATAACATTCTGGTAAGCAAGATATAAACCACTACGTTCATGGGCATTTATCATGTTCCAAAATAAGAATATACCTTTCAGGTGGGTTTGTCCGCTTTTTAATAAATCCTGAAGTACGGTAGCAAATTTCAAAGTTACATCCATAACAACAAAATCGGCTGTAATAGGAATAAACAGATAGTCCAGTTGGGATATTGTTTCCAATACACCTTCATTGCCGACTGTTCCCGGGAAGTCCAATAAAGCAATATCGTAATCATCCGGGAAAATGGAATTTAATTCCTGCAAGATATGGATAGGTTTTCCGCTTAGAATCGGATAGGCTTTTTTGTTGCTGTTTGTAAATTGATTGTAAGCAAGCGTTTTATAATAGTCATTTTTATTGACCTGTGCTATATCCCGTTGCCGCATGGATTGTATGGAGAATTGCGGATAATCAGCATCCAATACGATAACCCTGTTGTCAGTTTGGTAATGTAGATAACTTGCTACGATTACCGTTATCGTTGTTTTGCCGATCCCTCCTTTGGGGGTTGAAAAAGCTACTTTTAACATGGTTTCTCTTTTTGTTTTATTTATAAATCCTGTTCCTTTTTGTCCCTTTTTATAGCAGGTGACAAAACAAAGAAAAACCAAAAAATTAGAATACAATCATGTTTTCCACCCCCTGACCTCTGATGTGTACCTACTGTCTTCTATTTTACCTTTTATTTGTAAGTTATTGAAGTAAATCAACTTAGACAAGAATAGACAAAGTAATACAATCGAGGCGCTGGTCATTGGTCAAAATGTGCCGGTTTATTTTTTGGAAGTAGATTTGTTCCCGTACAGATGTGGGTACACCAATACATAAATGTGTATTAGTGTAAACAGGTAAATACGTGAATCCATTATGACGTAAGTATGTGAGTGAGTACATACCTGCATAAACCTGTAACCACGTAAATAAGTAAATCCATGCATCCGTACATATAGATGTAAGTACGTAAATAGATGTGTGTACAAATATGTACGTAAATCAATCAATTTATGCATACTTCAATATTCATAGAAGTAAGTTTAGAAATACATACGTGCGTTGGTGTATGTTTACGCTTGTACCTATCCACAAAATTGTTACTAAAACTCATTTGTCTGCATAGTGACCGCATTTGACATGGGGGAGGGATTCGTCCTGTTTTCTGAATAGGTTTTATCTTGCCCCATGAAAAAATAGGGTGTTTTTTTACCTTCAATTTTTACTGCGATTTAATTCTGCTCATAGCAGAATTTTATTTGCGTGGAGCAAATAGCCAGGTGTGTCTTTGTCATACAAAGACCTTTTTGTATGACAAAAAGCCTGGCTTTCCCCGAAGAGGGGAAAGAGGTAAGAATACTCCGAAGTCGTATTTTATAAATATTCATATGGAAAACCAGAACAGTAAAACACATAGGTATAATTTTCGGTTGAACGAACATGAGGATATACAATTTAAAAAACTGTTTGAACAATCCGGGGCAAAAACACTTACGGAATTTATTACTAACTGCATATTGAATAAACCGTTTAAAGTGGTGACAACCGATAAATCCGCTTATGATATATGTGTGAAATTAAGTGCCACTAATGCGGAAATAAGAAAAATCGGAGTGAATTATAATCAGGTCGTGAAATCTTTAAAACATGCTTTTACTGAAAAAATAGCTTTATCCTATCTGTTTAAACTGGAAAAAGAAACGGCTAAACTTGTTACATATTTGCAAAGAATCATTGAATTAACGGAAGAATATAAACAAAAATGGTTGCCAAAATAACATCAGGTAGTAATATTTATGGGGTGCTTAAATACAATTTGGATAAAGTACAAGAGAATAAAGCTGATGTATTCATGTGCGAGAATATGATTGAAAGGGATGACAAAATACCGGATATGGATTTAATGCTGGATTGTTTCAATACCTATTTGAATAATAATAATCGTACTCAGAAAACAGTCTTTCATGTTTCATTGAATCCACACCCGGACGATCATCTATCTGATGAACGGTTAAAAGAAATTGCACAAGAATATATGAATAAAATGGGGTATGGTCATCAACCTTACCTTGTATTTAAGCACCGGGATATTGAGAGGGAACATATACATATTGTTTCCGTGCGTGTGGATGAACAAGGGGTAAAAATCAATGACAGTTACG
It encodes the following:
- a CDS encoding ParA family protein produces the protein MLKVAFSTPKGGIGKTTITVIVASYLHYQTDNRVIVLDADYPQFSIQSMRQRDIAQVNKNDYYKTLAYNQFTNSNKKAYPILSGKPIHILQELNSIFPDDYDIALLDFPGTVGNEGVLETISQLDYLFIPITADFVVMDVTLKFATVLQDLLKSGQTHLKGIFLFWNMINAHERSGLYLAYQNVIGELGLNLLKTQLPDTVRYKKEIQAEKRSVFRSTLFPPSSRLIKGSNIDTLVEEIRGIIKL
- a CDS encoding plasmid mobilization protein: MENQNSKTHRYNFRLNEHEDIQFKKLFEQSGAKTLTEFITNCILNKPFKVVTTDKSAYDICVKLSATNAEIRKIGVNYNQVVKSLKHAFTEKIALSYLFKLEKETAKLVTYLQRIIELTEEYKQKWLPK